A stretch of the Streptomyces sp. NBC_00078 genome encodes the following:
- a CDS encoding ABC transporter substrate-binding protein, with product MLNRRNFLTAAVGVAAATTGLAACAKGDGNKSASGGGSDAITLGFSQVGSESGWRSANTNSVKAAAKTAGYTLKFSDAQQKQENQISAIRSYIAQKVDVIAFSPVVVTGWDAVLKEAKAAKIPVVLTDRSVETSDQSLYVTLVGSDFTDEGRRAGKLLEKVLAKAGHKGSVKIAQLEGTTGAAPAIERAKGFKEVMDADHAGDWKIVVSQTGDFTRAGGKQVMAAFLQSNPDIDVLFAHNDDMAIGAIQSIEAAGKKPGKDILIVSCDGVHDGFVAMSEGKINAIVECNPMLGPQLMEAVKKVHEGQKVERWIKTKEGDFMQDQAKAALPTRKY from the coding sequence ATGCTCAACAGAAGGAACTTCCTCACCGCGGCGGTCGGCGTGGCGGCTGCGACGACCGGACTCGCGGCCTGTGCCAAGGGCGACGGCAACAAGTCGGCCTCCGGCGGCGGCAGCGACGCGATCACCCTCGGCTTCTCCCAGGTCGGCTCGGAGAGCGGCTGGCGCAGCGCCAACACCAACTCGGTGAAGGCGGCCGCGAAGACGGCGGGTTACACCCTCAAGTTCTCCGACGCCCAGCAGAAGCAGGAGAACCAGATCTCCGCGATCCGCAGCTACATCGCCCAGAAGGTCGACGTCATCGCCTTCTCGCCGGTGGTCGTCACGGGCTGGGACGCGGTGCTCAAGGAGGCCAAGGCGGCGAAGATCCCGGTGGTCCTCACCGACCGCTCCGTGGAGACCTCCGACCAGTCCCTGTACGTCACCCTGGTCGGCTCCGACTTCACCGACGAGGGCCGCCGCGCCGGCAAGCTCCTGGAGAAGGTCCTGGCCAAGGCCGGCCACAAGGGCTCGGTGAAGATCGCCCAGCTGGAGGGCACCACCGGTGCCGCCCCGGCGATCGAGCGCGCCAAGGGCTTCAAGGAGGTCATGGACGCGGACCACGCCGGCGACTGGAAAATCGTCGTCAGCCAGACCGGTGACTTCACCCGCGCCGGCGGCAAGCAGGTCATGGCCGCCTTCCTCCAGTCCAACCCGGACATCGACGTCCTCTTCGCGCACAACGACGACATGGCCATCGGCGCCATCCAGTCCATCGAGGCGGCGGGCAAGAAGCCCGGCAAGGACATCCTCATCGTCTCCTGCGACGGCGTCCACGACGGCTTCGTGGCCATGTCCGAGGGCAAGATCAACGCCATCGTCGAGTGCAACCCGATGCTCGGCCCCCAGCTGATGGAGGCCGTGAAGAAGGTCCACGAAGGCCAGAAGGTCGAGCGCTGGATCAAGACCAAGGAGGGCGACTTCATGCAGGACCAGGCCAAGGCCGCGCTCCCCACTCGCAAGTACTGA
- a CDS encoding sugar ABC transporter ATP-binding protein: MAEPRPVLEMTGVVKEFPGVRALSGVDFRLFPGEIHALMGENGAGKSTLIKVLTGVYSLDDGTITLDGKSVRIGSPLQAQQAGISTVYQEVNLCPNLSVAENIFIGREPTRAGRIQWKRMREEAAQLVDRLGLDIDVSAPLSSYPLAVQQLVAIVRSVGPGNGDTEGAGTKVLVLDEPTSSLDRDEVLELFRLMRQLRDEGVAILFVSHFLDQIYEICDRMTILRNGTLVGEHLVRDLDQVGLIELMIGKALDQLEGLHEHQMHSGVGETLVKAEGLGRTGGIAPFDLEIKKGEVLGLAGLLGSGRTELARLLFGADQPDSGKVTIGGKQASMSAPNDAIRAGVAFCSENRKTEGLVPELTVRENIILALQASRGWIRPIPAAQRDELVAKYIKALDIRPADPEARVGRLSGGNQQKVLLARWLITQPQLLILDEPTRGIDVGAKAEIQKLVVSLSEDGMAVLYIAAELEEVLRLSHTIGVLRDRKLVAQLTNGPEITTSKILETIASGEHQ, from the coding sequence ATGGCAGAGCCGCGGCCCGTCCTGGAGATGACGGGCGTAGTCAAGGAGTTTCCGGGGGTGAGGGCTCTGTCGGGCGTCGACTTCCGGCTCTTCCCGGGCGAGATCCATGCGCTGATGGGCGAGAACGGCGCCGGAAAGTCCACGCTGATCAAGGTGCTGACGGGCGTCTACTCCCTGGACGACGGCACGATCACCCTCGACGGTAAGTCCGTACGGATCGGCAGCCCGCTGCAGGCGCAGCAGGCCGGCATCAGTACGGTCTACCAGGAGGTCAACCTCTGCCCCAACCTGTCCGTGGCGGAGAACATCTTCATCGGACGCGAACCCACCCGCGCCGGCCGCATCCAGTGGAAGCGGATGCGTGAGGAGGCGGCGCAGCTGGTCGACCGGCTCGGACTGGACATCGACGTCAGCGCGCCGCTGTCCTCGTACCCGCTCGCCGTGCAGCAACTGGTCGCGATCGTACGGTCGGTGGGCCCCGGGAACGGCGACACCGAGGGAGCCGGCACCAAGGTGCTGGTCCTCGACGAGCCGACCTCCAGCCTCGACCGCGACGAGGTCCTCGAACTCTTCCGCCTGATGCGGCAGTTGAGGGACGAGGGCGTCGCGATCCTGTTCGTGTCGCACTTCCTCGACCAGATCTACGAGATCTGCGACCGCATGACCATCCTGCGCAACGGCACCCTGGTCGGCGAACACCTGGTCCGTGACCTCGACCAGGTCGGCCTGATCGAGCTGATGATCGGCAAGGCCCTGGACCAGCTCGAGGGACTGCACGAGCACCAGATGCACTCCGGCGTGGGCGAGACGCTGGTCAAGGCCGAGGGGCTCGGCCGCACCGGCGGGATCGCCCCCTTCGACCTGGAGATCAAGAAGGGCGAGGTGCTCGGCCTCGCCGGCCTGCTGGGCTCCGGCCGCACCGAGCTGGCCCGGCTGCTGTTCGGCGCTGACCAGCCCGACAGCGGCAAGGTGACCATCGGTGGCAAGCAGGCCTCGATGAGCGCCCCGAACGACGCCATCCGCGCCGGGGTCGCGTTCTGCTCGGAGAACCGCAAGACCGAGGGCCTGGTCCCCGAGCTGACGGTGCGCGAGAACATCATCCTCGCCCTCCAGGCGTCCCGCGGCTGGATACGGCCCATACCGGCCGCCCAGCGCGACGAACTCGTCGCCAAGTACATCAAGGCACTGGACATCCGCCCCGCCGACCCGGAGGCCCGCGTCGGCCGGCTCAGCGGCGGCAACCAGCAGAAGGTGCTGCTCGCCCGCTGGCTGATCACCCAGCCGCAGCTGCTGATCCTGGACGAGCCGACGCGCGGTATCGACGTCGGCGCCAAGGCGGAGATCCAGAAACTGGTGGTCTCCCTCTCCGAGGACGGCATGGCCGTGCTGTACATCGCGGCCGAACTGGAAGAGGTCCTCCGCCTCAGCCACACCATCGGAGTGCTGCGCGACCGCAAGCTGGTGGCGCAGCTGACCAACGGACCGGAGATCACCACCAGCAAGATCCTCGAGACCATCGCGAGCGGAGAACACCAGTGA
- a CDS encoding ABC transporter permease: protein MTTTSRWRALTHHHLFWPVAILIALLLVNVPFTPDFFSIKMTHGHLYGSLVSIVLFGSPLILVAVGMTLVIATGGIDLSVGAVVAITGALTCSYISHQADQNTLSAVWLAMGVGLVAAVVCGLWNGFLVARMGIQPIIATLIIMVAGRGVAQLITDGQIITINSDPYQLIGGGYWLTLPFSIFVVAAVVAVTVVLTRRTALGLLVESVGGNAEASRLVGIRSTRIKIMVYMFCALCAGIAGLMISSNTSAADGNNAGLWIELDAILAVVIGGTSLTGGRFSIGGTVVGALVIQTLTTTIYTIGVPTQTNLVFKAAVVIVVCLLQSPKFRAKVFGAKDPRRPRRDAAAEPAPAADAAPKMEVPR from the coding sequence GTGACCACCACCTCCCGCTGGCGAGCACTGACGCATCACCACCTGTTCTGGCCAGTCGCGATCCTGATCGCTCTGCTGCTCGTCAACGTCCCCTTCACGCCCGACTTCTTCTCGATCAAGATGACGCACGGCCACCTCTACGGCAGCCTCGTCTCGATCGTGCTGTTCGGCTCGCCGCTCATCCTGGTGGCGGTCGGCATGACCCTGGTCATCGCCACCGGCGGCATCGACCTCTCCGTCGGTGCGGTGGTCGCCATCACCGGCGCCCTGACCTGTTCGTACATCAGTCACCAGGCCGACCAGAACACCCTGTCCGCGGTGTGGCTGGCGATGGGCGTCGGCCTGGTGGCCGCGGTCGTCTGCGGTCTGTGGAACGGCTTCCTGGTGGCCAGGATGGGAATCCAGCCCATCATCGCGACCCTCATCATCATGGTCGCGGGGCGAGGCGTCGCCCAGCTGATCACCGACGGCCAGATCATCACCATCAACAGTGACCCGTACCAGCTGATCGGCGGCGGCTACTGGCTGACGCTGCCCTTCTCCATCTTCGTGGTGGCCGCGGTGGTGGCCGTCACCGTGGTGCTGACCCGCCGCACGGCGCTCGGCCTGCTGGTCGAGTCGGTCGGCGGCAACGCCGAGGCCAGCCGCCTGGTCGGCATCAGGTCCACGCGTATCAAGATCATGGTCTACATGTTCTGCGCGCTGTGCGCGGGCATCGCGGGCCTGATGATCAGTTCCAACACCTCGGCGGCCGACGGCAACAACGCCGGCCTGTGGATCGAACTCGACGCGATCCTCGCCGTGGTGATCGGCGGTACCTCGCTGACCGGCGGCCGGTTCTCCATCGGCGGCACGGTGGTCGGCGCCCTCGTCATCCAGACCCTGACCACCACGATCTACACCATCGGCGTGCCGACCCAGACCAACCTGGTCTTCAAGGCCGCCGTCGTCATCGTCGTCTGCCTGCTGCAGTCCCCGAAGTTCCGGGCCAAGGTCTTCGGCGCGAAGGACCCCAGGCGCCCGCGCCGGGACGCCGCGGCGGAGCCCGCTCCGGCGGCCGACGCCGCCCCGAAGATGGAGGTGCCGCGATGA
- the yjfF gene encoding galactofuranose ABC transporter, permease protein YjfF: MSATTQTPKAAQSGTMSRAARLLGGKRLPVMVTAALFVAMYLGGLSRYQNYGFAEPQVFLNLFIDNSYLLVAAIGATFVIISGGIDLSVGSMIGFTTMFTAWLVERQGLPLVLVVPLALAVGAFGGFLMGYVIHNFEIQPFIVTLAGLFLFRGLCLVISKESISISDAEVGTLAQTRVSLGLGDLSIGAVVALVVLGVAYYVLQYTRFGRRVYAIGGNEQSALLMGLPLGGTKIAVYTVSGFCSALAGLLFMLYIQSGDPLHAVGMELDAIAAVVIGGTLLTGGSGYVLGTLFGVLVLGLIKSVITFEGTLSSWWTKIATGVLLCAFILVQRTMTARRK, encoded by the coding sequence ATGAGCGCGACCACCCAGACCCCCAAGGCAGCGCAGAGCGGCACCATGTCCCGCGCCGCCCGCCTGCTCGGCGGCAAGCGGCTGCCCGTCATGGTCACGGCAGCCCTGTTCGTCGCCATGTACCTCGGTGGCCTCAGCCGGTACCAGAACTACGGGTTCGCCGAACCCCAGGTGTTCCTCAACCTGTTCATCGACAACAGCTATCTGCTGGTGGCAGCCATCGGTGCCACCTTCGTCATCATCTCCGGCGGCATCGACCTGTCCGTGGGCTCGATGATCGGCTTCACCACCATGTTCACGGCGTGGCTGGTGGAACGTCAGGGGCTGCCCCTGGTGCTGGTGGTCCCCCTCGCGCTGGCCGTCGGCGCCTTCGGTGGCTTCCTGATGGGCTATGTGATCCACAATTTCGAGATCCAGCCGTTCATCGTCACCCTCGCAGGGCTCTTCCTCTTCCGCGGACTGTGCCTGGTCATCAGCAAGGAGTCGATCTCCATCAGCGACGCCGAGGTGGGCACCCTGGCCCAGACGCGGGTGTCGCTCGGCCTGGGGGACCTGTCGATCGGCGCCGTCGTGGCCCTGGTCGTCCTCGGCGTCGCCTACTACGTGCTCCAGTACACCCGCTTCGGACGCCGTGTGTACGCCATCGGCGGCAACGAGCAGTCGGCGCTGCTCATGGGTCTTCCGCTGGGCGGCACGAAGATCGCCGTGTACACGGTGAGCGGCTTCTGCTCCGCCCTGGCGGGTCTGCTGTTCATGCTGTACATCCAGTCGGGCGACCCGCTGCACGCCGTCGGCATGGAACTCGACGCCATCGCCGCCGTGGTCATCGGCGGCACCCTGCTGACCGGCGGTTCCGGTTATGTGCTGGGCACGCTCTTCGGTGTGCTGGTGCTCGGCCTGATCAAGAGCGTCATCACGTTCGAGGGGACGCTCAGCTCCTGGTGGACGAAGATCGCCACGGGTGTGCTGCTGTGCGCGTTCATCCTGGTCCAGCGGACCATGACGGCACGCCGGAAGTGA
- a CDS encoding helix-turn-helix transcriptional regulator, whose translation MGLAERRRALGYSQEELAHALGVDRRTIGRWETRTTTPQPPLRPRLAELLHLDLDELDALVGQPQAASPESAGSPPRDHHGSGDLDDMIRRQFLRAIAVTSALVALPADESAALADGARRGTSEDFLRMNGHLWQVYQLARAKGSVYPIVRDQLTTLNDTLDGQPAAESQALCSAAGDLFQLAGELSFDGNRYTDAAASYTLAASASKEAQSYDLWACALVRHAYVDLYEHHYAEAVGTLSAAERVARHGDSSLSTRYWVASVQAEAYAALGNLSACERALDEAEKVTDLSGPAHNGGWLRFDGSRLAEERGARYLQLGRLDLAEKALSTALSQDLLASGQSFRRRGAVLTDLASIGAKRRDPDQVLTYGREALQLARTTSSGYVARKLQGLRTDLGPLARDARVVELGAEIDALCTT comes from the coding sequence ATGGGGCTTGCAGAGCGGCGCAGGGCGCTGGGCTACAGTCAGGAAGAGCTCGCGCACGCCCTCGGCGTCGACCGGCGCACGATCGGGCGTTGGGAAACTCGGACCACCACCCCCCAGCCGCCATTACGACCACGGCTGGCCGAGCTGCTGCACCTTGACCTTGACGAACTCGACGCCCTGGTGGGACAGCCACAAGCAGCCAGCCCGGAGTCGGCAGGGTCGCCGCCTCGCGACCACCACGGCTCAGGGGACCTCGACGACATGATCCGACGCCAGTTTCTGCGCGCCATAGCCGTCACCAGCGCCCTGGTGGCGCTGCCCGCCGACGAGAGCGCCGCCCTCGCCGACGGAGCCCGGCGCGGGACGTCCGAAGACTTCCTGCGCATGAACGGCCACCTGTGGCAGGTGTACCAACTCGCCCGCGCCAAGGGCTCCGTGTACCCGATCGTTCGCGACCAGCTCACCACGCTCAACGACACCCTCGACGGCCAACCGGCGGCGGAATCCCAGGCCCTGTGCAGCGCGGCCGGCGACCTCTTCCAGCTCGCCGGAGAACTGTCCTTCGACGGCAACCGCTACACCGACGCAGCCGCGTCCTACACACTCGCCGCCTCCGCCAGCAAAGAAGCCCAGTCCTACGACCTCTGGGCATGCGCCCTGGTCCGACACGCATACGTCGACCTCTACGAGCACCACTACGCAGAGGCGGTCGGCACCCTCTCGGCCGCTGAGAGGGTGGCGCGGCACGGAGACAGCTCGCTGTCCACCCGGTACTGGGTCGCCTCCGTCCAGGCCGAGGCGTATGCCGCCCTCGGGAACCTGTCCGCCTGCGAGCGTGCCCTGGACGAGGCGGAAAAGGTGACAGACCTGAGCGGCCCGGCCCACAACGGCGGCTGGCTGCGCTTCGACGGCTCCCGCCTCGCCGAGGAACGCGGCGCCCGCTACCTCCAACTCGGGCGCCTCGACCTCGCCGAGAAGGCCCTCTCGACCGCCCTGAGCCAGGACCTGCTCGCCTCCGGCCAGTCCTTCCGGCGACGCGGCGCAGTCCTGACCGACCTCGCGTCCATCGGTGCCAAGCGCCGCGACCCGGACCAGGTCCTCACCTACGGCCGCGAGGCCCTGCAGCTCGCCCGGACGACGTCCTCCGGCTACGTCGCCCGTAAACTCCAGGGGCTACGAACCGACCTCGGCCCCCTCGCCCGCGACGCCCGTGTGGTCGAACTGGGCGCCGAGATCGACGCACTGTGCACGACGTGA